The Geminocystis sp. M7585_C2015_104 region CTTTTCCTTCAACTCCTCAGCACTGATTTCCCTGGTGTAGCCCAGCACATGGGAGCCCACCTTATTATGAGGATAGTATCTTACCGTGTCCACATCTATTTCCACATCCCGGAAAAGGTGTCTATTCTCCTCAATGGCGGTAATTTGTTGAGGGGTAAGGTTTCTAGCAATTCTGACCAGGGAGGGGGAATCATAGCCCTCCTGTTCTAGTTTTTGTTGTAACTCCGTCTCGGAAATGTTAAGAATTGTTGCTAGGGCTTTTCTCACCTCTAGCCAATTTTCCCTTTTCTGGGCAACGGGCCATAGATAGGCGGAGTGGGAGAGTTTGGTGGCTGCCAGAATTCTCCCGCGACGATCATACAGGTTACCCCTTACAGGAGGTTTGGGTATTATTTTGGTCCTGTTGTTTTCGGCCTTTTGTTCAAACTCGCTATTTTTTGCAAGTTGTAGGTAGGCCAAACGACTGCCAATGGCCCCAAACAGTAAAAGGGTGATTATAGTCATGATAAAAAGGGGCTGTCCCTTTTGACCTACCTCTAGCCAGACTTTTTTGGGTTGAGGGCGGGGGGAATTTTTTTCTAAAAAGTAGTGCTGATTACTTTTTTTTTGTTCTTTTTTGACTAGATTAACTAAAAGCATGGGGGATATAAGCCATAGCTGCAGTTGGTATCCAGGGGGATTACAGTCCCCCTTAATTTTAACCCATTTGTAATTCTCCTCAAGACCGTTTTAGCTTACCCTTTATTGGGCAGTAGGTCCAGACACTGTCCACTTTTAATTAAATCATAGGCTGCGCGGGCGGCAGCTTGTTGAGAGGCTTTTTTGGTACCTCCCTTGCCTACCCCCAACAATTTGTCTTGCAGCCATACTTCTGCTATAAAACGCTCGTTTTCATTTTGAAAGGAGTGGTTTTGTATTACTTTATAGGTAGGAAGCATTTTGTATTTACCTTGAGTCCACTCTTGTAGTGCATCCTTATAGTTTTCCCGGGCAGGATCGGCTTGTACCTGAAGGGCTTTCTCTTGTAAAATGGGGTCGAGCCATGGTCTGATGAGACTCATGTCCTTGGTGCTGAGATAAAGGGCGCCCAGTACAGCCTCGAAACAGTCGGCAAGACGAGAAACCCTGCCCCATTTATCGTTTTTCACACAGGGGGTTGCCAGCAAATAGAGCTCAAACCCATATCTGGAGGCTACCTCTGCCAAAAAGCGGTCGCTTACAAGGATAGAACGAATGGCGGCAAATTCCCCTACTGGAAGATGGGGATAGGTTTCCCAGAGAAATTCCGCACAACAGAGACGAATTACAGCATCTCCAATGAATTCTAACTGTTCGTAGTTGGCTGTTTGAGAGATGCTGGGGTGAGTAAGAGCTAAGTCTAAAAGATGCCAATTGACTGAGGATACGTC contains the following coding sequences:
- a CDS encoding penicillin-binding protein 2 — its product is MLLVNLVKKEQKKSNQHYFLEKNSPRPQPKKVWLEVGQKGQPLFIMTIITLLLFGAIGSRLAYLQLAKNSEFEQKAENNRTKIIPKPPVRGNLYDRRGRILAATKLSHSAYLWPVAQKRENWLEVRKALATILNISETELQQKLEQEGYDSPSLVRIARNLTPQQITAIEENRHLFRDVEIDVDTVRYYPHNKVGSHVLGYTREISAEELKEKRKEGYRMGDVIGKMGAEAGFESDLRGEWGGILLERDGTGKVLRKLGIKEAKAGKDVTLTLDVHLQKVAEGALGERKGAVVAMDPRDGAVLAMVSYPGFDPNIFSGPIPPQMWRQVQGKGNPFVTRPLRGFPPASTFKI
- the rnc gene encoding ribonuclease III, with amino-acid sequence MKVLKDPRRKTELKRLLHKLGVQDVSSVNWHLLDLALTHPSISQTANYEQLEFIGDAVIRLCCAEFLWETYPHLPVGEFAAIRSILVSDRFLAEVASRYGFELYLLATPCVKNDKWGRVSRLADCFEAVLGALYLSTKDMSLIRPWLDPILQEKALQVQADPARENYKDALQEWTQGKYKMLPTYKVIQNHSFQNENERFIAEVWLQDKLLGVGKGGTKKASQQAAARAAYDLIKSGQCLDLLPNKG